Proteins from one Bacteroides mediterraneensis genomic window:
- a CDS encoding lipoprotein signal peptidase, whose amino-acid sequence MKKFLTQGRLAALVVAGVLIIDQLIKISVKTNMFLHENIHVTDWFYIYFTENNGMAFGLEIFAKLFLTLFRIVAAVLITVYITKLVKRTTDKVKNGYLVCLSLILAGAVGNIIDCMFYGEIFSESTHSQIASWVPLGEGYSSWLHGKVVDMFYFPIIDTYWPDWMPFVGGDHFIFFSPIFNFADAAISCGIIALLIFYSRYLNMGARAESTTSKEAKK is encoded by the coding sequence ATGAAGAAATTTCTCACTCAGGGTCGTCTGGCTGCTCTTGTAGTGGCAGGGGTGCTGATTATTGACCAGCTTATCAAAATCTCGGTAAAGACAAACATGTTTTTGCATGAGAACATTCACGTGACTGACTGGTTTTATATTTATTTCACCGAAAACAACGGTATGGCTTTCGGGCTTGAGATTTTCGCCAAACTGTTTCTGACGCTGTTCCGCATCGTGGCGGCCGTGTTGATTACGGTATACATTACCAAGCTGGTGAAACGGACCACGGACAAGGTGAAGAACGGTTACCTGGTGTGCCTTTCCCTGATTCTGGCCGGTGCGGTGGGCAACATCATCGACTGTATGTTCTATGGCGAGATTTTCAGTGAGAGCACACATTCGCAGATTGCTTCGTGGGTGCCGCTGGGCGAAGGTTATTCCAGCTGGCTGCACGGCAAGGTGGTGGACATGTTCTATTTCCCGATTATCGATACCTACTGGCCCGACTGGATGCCTTTTGTGGGGGGTGACCATTTTATTTTCTTCAGTCCGATATTCAACTTTGCCGATGCGGCTATCAGCTGCGGTATCATTGCATTGCTCATTTTTTATTCGCGCTACCTGAATATGGGTGCCCGTGCGGAGTCCACTACTTCCAAAGAAGCCAAGAAATGA
- the ileS gene encoding isoleucine--tRNA ligase, giving the protein MSKKFTEYSQLNLSEINKEVLKTWDENDVFSKSMTEREGCPSFVFYEGPPSANGMPGIHHVMARTIKDTFCRFKTMKGFQVKRKAGWDTHGLPVELGVEKALGITKEDIGKTISVADYNKHCRTDVMKFTKEWTDLTHKMGYWVDLDNPYITYDNRYIETLWWLLQQLYKKGLLYKGYTIQPYSPAAGTGLSSHELNQPGCYRDVKDLTVVAQFKMKNPKPEMAEWGTPYFIAWTTTPWTLPSNTALCVGPKIDYVAVQTYNSYNGEKMTVVLAKPLLYAHFNKKAEGLALEDYKPGDKLVPFKVVGEYKGTDLVGMEYEQLIPWVKPVEVAEDGTWKEAADKAFRVIPGDYVTTEDGTGIVHIAPTFGADDANVARAAGIPSLFMINKKGETRPMVDLTGKFYLMEELDEAFVKECVDVEKYKEYEGRWVKNAYDPQFTVDGKYDEKAAQAAESLDVYICMMLKQQGLAFKTEKHVHNYPHCWRTDKPVLYYPLDSWFIRSTACKERMMELNKTINWKPESTGSGRFGKWLENLNDWNLSRSRYWGTPLPIWRSEEGEEICIGSVKELYNEIERSVAAGFMTENPYKKLGFQPGVYNKENYDKIDLHRPYVDDIILVSASGKPMKRESDLIDVWFDSGSMPYAQLHYPFENKELIDSRSYYPADFIAEGVDQTRGWFFTLHAIATMVFDSVAYKNVISNGLVLDKNGNKMSKRLGNAVDPFGAIEKFGSDPLRWYMITNSSPWDNLKFDTEGVDEVRRKFFGTLYNTYSFFALYANVDGFTYAEKDVPMNERPEIDRWILSLLNTLIKNVDACFTDYEPTKAGRLITDFVNDNLSNWYVRLNRKRFWGSAMSTDKLSAYQTLYTCLETVAKLMAPIAPFYADRLYMDLIGVTGRDQVVSVHLAKFPVADESLINAELEARMQMAQDVTSMVLALRRKVNIKVRQPLQCIMIPVVDEAQKQHIEAVKDLIMNEVNVKEIKFVDGAAGVLVKKVKCDFKKLGPKFGKQMKAVAAAVAGMSQEAIAELEKNGSYTFQLEGGEAVVEASDVEIFSEDIPGWLVANEGKLTVALEVTVTDELKREGIARELVNRIQNIRKNSGFEITDKIAIVLSKNPNTDDAINEYNTYICNQVLANSLVLADEVENGTEISFDDFSLYVNVTKL; this is encoded by the coding sequence ATGAGTAAGAAGTTTACTGAATATTCGCAGCTCAACTTGTCGGAAATCAACAAGGAGGTGCTGAAAACATGGGATGAGAACGATGTGTTTTCCAAAAGTATGACGGAACGTGAGGGATGTCCTTCTTTCGTGTTTTACGAAGGTCCCCCTTCAGCCAACGGTATGCCGGGCATTCACCACGTGATGGCGCGTACGATTAAGGATACATTCTGCCGTTTCAAGACCATGAAGGGCTTCCAGGTAAAGCGTAAAGCCGGATGGGACACACACGGACTGCCGGTGGAACTGGGAGTCGAAAAGGCACTGGGCATCACCAAGGAGGATATCGGTAAAACGATTTCGGTGGCAGACTACAACAAGCACTGCCGCACGGATGTCATGAAGTTCACGAAAGAATGGACCGACCTTACACATAAGATGGGTTACTGGGTAGACCTGGACAACCCGTACATCACTTACGACAACCGCTACATTGAAACCTTGTGGTGGCTGTTGCAGCAGCTTTACAAGAAAGGCCTGCTCTACAAGGGTTACACCATCCAGCCGTATTCTCCGGCTGCCGGTACGGGATTGAGCTCGCACGAGCTGAACCAGCCGGGATGCTACCGCGACGTGAAAGACCTGACCGTGGTGGCTCAGTTCAAGATGAAGAACCCGAAACCGGAAATGGCGGAGTGGGGTACACCGTACTTCATCGCATGGACGACTACTCCGTGGACTTTGCCTTCAAATACGGCTCTCTGCGTGGGCCCGAAGATTGACTACGTGGCCGTACAGACATACAATTCATACAATGGCGAGAAGATGACGGTGGTACTGGCCAAACCGTTGCTGTATGCGCACTTCAACAAGAAGGCGGAAGGCTTGGCACTGGAAGACTACAAGCCGGGCGACAAGCTGGTTCCGTTCAAGGTGGTTGGTGAGTACAAGGGTACCGACCTCGTGGGTATGGAATACGAACAGCTCATTCCGTGGGTGAAACCGGTGGAAGTTGCCGAAGACGGCACATGGAAAGAGGCTGCCGACAAAGCGTTCCGCGTGATTCCGGGTGACTATGTGACCACGGAAGACGGTACGGGTATCGTACACATCGCGCCGACATTCGGTGCCGACGATGCCAACGTGGCACGTGCGGCGGGCATTCCTTCTTTGTTCATGATCAACAAAAAGGGTGAGACTCGTCCGATGGTCGACCTGACCGGTAAGTTCTATCTGATGGAGGAACTGGATGAGGCGTTCGTGAAGGAATGTGTGGATGTAGAGAAATATAAGGAATACGAAGGCCGCTGGGTGAAGAATGCTTACGACCCGCAGTTTACCGTCGACGGCAAATACGATGAGAAAGCTGCTCAGGCAGCCGAATCACTCGACGTGTATATCTGCATGATGCTGAAACAGCAGGGACTGGCGTTCAAGACCGAAAAGCATGTGCACAACTATCCGCACTGCTGGCGTACCGACAAACCGGTGTTGTATTATCCTCTGGACAGCTGGTTCATCCGTTCTACGGCTTGCAAGGAACGTATGATGGAGCTGAACAAGACCATCAACTGGAAACCGGAATCTACGGGTTCGGGCCGTTTCGGAAAATGGTTGGAAAACCTGAACGACTGGAACCTGAGCCGTTCGCGCTACTGGGGTACACCGCTGCCTATCTGGAGAAGCGAGGAAGGCGAGGAAATCTGCATCGGTTCAGTGAAAGAACTGTATAACGAAATTGAAAGATCGGTGGCTGCCGGTTTCATGACGGAAAATCCGTACAAGAAACTGGGATTCCAGCCGGGCGTATATAATAAGGAGAACTACGACAAGATTGACTTGCACCGTCCGTATGTAGACGATATCATCCTGGTATCTGCTTCGGGCAAGCCGATGAAGCGTGAGTCGGATTTGATTGACGTATGGTTCGATTCAGGTTCCATGCCGTATGCACAGCTGCACTATCCGTTTGAAAACAAGGAACTGATAGACTCTCGCAGCTACTATCCGGCTGACTTCATTGCGGAAGGGGTGGACCAGACACGTGGATGGTTCTTTACGCTGCATGCCATCGCTACGATGGTGTTCGACAGTGTGGCTTACAAGAACGTCATCTCCAATGGTCTGGTGCTCGACAAGAACGGCAACAAGATGTCGAAGCGTCTGGGCAATGCCGTCGACCCGTTCGGTGCCATCGAGAAATTCGGTTCCGACCCGTTGCGCTGGTACATGATTACCAACTCTTCTCCGTGGGACAACCTGAAGTTTGATACGGAAGGAGTGGATGAAGTACGCCGCAAGTTCTTCGGTACTTTGTACAATACGTATTCATTCTTCGCCTTGTATGCCAACGTGGATGGCTTTACCTACGCTGAAAAGGACGTGCCGATGAACGAACGTCCGGAAATCGACCGCTGGATTCTGTCGTTGCTGAACACGTTGATTAAGAACGTGGATGCTTGCTTCACGGATTACGAACCGACCAAGGCCGGACGTCTGATTACCGACTTTGTAAACGATAACTTGAGTAACTGGTACGTGCGTCTGAACCGTAAACGTTTCTGGGGCAGTGCCATGTCGACCGATAAGCTGTCTGCTTACCAGACACTTTACACTTGCTTGGAGACCGTGGCCAAACTGATGGCGCCGATTGCTCCGTTCTATGCCGACCGTCTGTATATGGACTTGATTGGCGTGACCGGACGCGACCAGGTGGTTTCCGTACACCTTGCCAAGTTCCCGGTAGCCGACGAAAGCCTGATCAATGCGGAACTGGAGGCTCGCATGCAGATGGCACAGGATGTCACTTCCATGGTGCTGGCTTTGCGCCGTAAGGTGAACATCAAGGTGCGTCAGCCGCTGCAGTGCATCATGATTCCGGTGGTAGATGAGGCACAGAAACAGCATATCGAGGCAGTGAAAGACCTGATTATGAACGAGGTGAACGTGAAGGAAATCAAGTTCGTGGACGGTGCGGCAGGAGTGCTGGTGAAGAAAGTGAAATGCGACTTCAAGAAGCTGGGCCCGAAATTCGGAAAACAGATGAAGGCCGTGGCTGCTGCCGTGGCAGGCATGTCGCAGGAAGCCATCGCCGAACTGGAGAAGAACGGAAGCTACACCTTCCAGCTGGAAGGCGGAGAGGCTGTAGTGGAAGCATCGGATGTGGAAATCTTCAGCGAGGACATCCCGGGCTGGCTGGTAGCCAATGAGGGCAAGCTGACCGTGGCACTGGAAGTGACTGTGACCGATGAACTGAAGCGCGAAGGTATCGCCCGCGAACTGGTGAACCGTATCCAGAACATCCGAAAGAACAGCGGGTTCGAGATTACCGACAAGATTGCGATTGTGTTGTCAAAAAATCCGAATACCGATGACGCGATAAATGAATATAATACTTATATTTGCAACCAAGTGCTGGCTAACTCATTGGTTCTGGCCGATGAAGTGGAAAACGGCACGGAAATTAGTTTTGATGACTTTTCGTTGTATGTCAATGTAACGAAATTGTAA
- a CDS encoding RNA methyltransferase → MLSKNRIKYIRSLEMKKYRKAENAFLAEGNKLVGDLLGHFSCRLLIATTSWLEKHPLLLAQETIEVTPEELARASLLKNPQEVLAIFELPSYPYDDTLPAHSLCLALDDVQDPGNLGTIIRIADWFGIEDIFCSPGTADAFNPKTVQATMGALARVKLHYCDLKAFIRLQIERKIPVFGTFLDGDSLYSQELSAHGVIVMGNEGNGVCKEIEAMVSQKLLIPNYPQGQETSESLNVAVATAIVCAEFRRRMS, encoded by the coding sequence ATGCTGAGCAAAAACAGAATCAAATACATCCGGTCACTGGAAATGAAAAAGTACCGGAAAGCCGAAAATGCATTTCTGGCCGAAGGCAACAAACTGGTAGGCGACCTGCTGGGACATTTCTCCTGCCGCCTCCTGATAGCCACCACTTCATGGCTGGAAAAACACCCTCTTCTGCTGGCTCAGGAAACCATTGAAGTGACTCCGGAGGAGCTGGCCCGCGCCAGCTTGCTGAAAAATCCGCAGGAAGTGCTGGCCATATTCGAGCTACCGTCGTACCCTTACGACGACACCCTGCCCGCCCACTCGCTCTGTCTGGCACTCGATGACGTGCAGGACCCCGGCAACCTGGGCACCATCATCCGCATTGCCGACTGGTTCGGCATAGAGGATATCTTCTGTTCCCCCGGCACGGCCGATGCCTTCAATCCCAAAACGGTACAGGCCACCATGGGTGCCTTGGCCCGCGTCAAACTGCATTATTGTGACCTGAAAGCCTTCATCCGCCTGCAGATTGAAAGGAAGATTCCGGTGTTCGGTACCTTCCTGGACGGTGACAGCCTCTATTCGCAGGAACTGTCGGCACACGGTGTCATCGTGATGGGAAACGAAGGGAACGGGGTGTGCAAGGAAATTGAAGCGATGGTGTCACAGAAACTGCTGATACCCAACTACCCGCAGGGACAGGAAACCAGCGAATCACTGAATGTGGCGGTGGCCACTGCCATTGTGTGCGCCGAGTTCCGACGCCGCATGTCATAA
- a CDS encoding TraR/DksA C4-type zinc finger protein: MAEKTRYSDAELEEFRAIIMEKLQLAERDYEKLKSSIMNTDGNDTDDTSPTYKVLEEGANTLSKEETTRLAARQLKFIQNLRAALVRIENKTYGICRETGKLIPAERLRAVPHATLSIEAKQHGKK, from the coding sequence ATGGCTGAAAAAACGAGGTATTCTGACGCTGAACTTGAAGAATTCCGCGCCATTATCATGGAAAAACTTCAGCTCGCGGAACGCGACTATGAGAAACTGAAAAGTAGTATAATGAACACGGATGGGAACGATACGGACGATACATCTCCTACATACAAGGTATTGGAAGAAGGAGCCAACACATTGTCGAAGGAAGAAACTACCCGTCTGGCTGCCCGTCAGCTGAAGTTCATTCAAAACCTGCGCGCGGCACTGGTACGTATCGAGAACAAAACCTACGGAATCTGTCGTGAAACAGGAAAGTTGATTCCCGCTGAGCGTCTTCGTGCGGTGCCTCATGCCACATTGAGCATTGAAGCCAAGCAGCATGGAAAGAAGTAA
- a CDS encoding BamA/TamA family outer membrane protein, producing the protein MKISPRFYIGLCAMLLFLSGCSVSKFIPEGHYLLDNVKVESDNKEIKSSQMTAYLRQTPNAKWFSLVKLPMYIYGAAGKDSTKWMNRFLYRIGDAPRIYNPELAEETRLQIEQAVRNMGYMSGQVSMHTQTKGKKIKVYYQIHSGDPYLISRVAYDISDYRIHDYLMADSARSYLKEGDRLDINQLDQERERITQFLQNRGYYRFNKDFITYQVDTMRNSRNVDLIMQLHPYRRKKEDPPSPHRQYYLRNVGFVFDVDFADLASESLEGIDSIRSGGVDFYFKDKMFLRPQVIGDNNHLRTGQLYRVRDVQNTYSALGRLNILKYSNIRFREDLRADSAYLDAYVMLTRNKNKSLSFEIEGTNSAGDLGAAASVAYTHRNLFKGSETFTIKVRGAYEAVTGLEGYANSNYMEYGVETSLNFPEFMFPFLSADFRRRSRATSEVTVKYNWQIRPEFERTVASAGWSYHWSKRRATHRFDVLDLNYIYMPYRSETFREYLNLMDERNPLLRYSYEDLFIVRMGYTYTYNSSGATSLKTSRRNSYSIRFNIEESGNLLYLFSKAINGKPKNGENYQMANIGFAQYVKTDFDYAKNFMIDDRNALVFHVGVGVAVPYGNSKSLPFEKLYFSGGANSVRGWSVRSLGPGGYRGDSNSLDYVNHTGDIKLDLNLEYRTHLFWKLNGAAFIDAGNVWTIRNRELQPEGLFKFNRFYKQLAVAYGLGIRFDLDFLIIRFDGGMKAVNPMYTGRDRYPIVSPDFKRDFAFHFAVGYPF; encoded by the coding sequence ATGAAGATATCCCCCCGTTTCTATATAGGTCTGTGTGCGATGCTGCTTTTTCTGAGCGGATGTTCGGTCAGTAAATTCATCCCGGAGGGGCATTATCTGCTGGACAATGTGAAGGTGGAATCGGATAACAAGGAAATCAAGTCTTCCCAGATGACGGCCTATCTCCGTCAGACACCGAATGCCAAGTGGTTCAGTCTGGTGAAACTTCCCATGTACATTTACGGGGCTGCCGGAAAAGATTCGACCAAGTGGATGAACCGTTTCCTGTATCGCATAGGAGATGCTCCCCGAATTTATAATCCGGAGTTGGCGGAAGAGACACGTCTGCAGATTGAGCAGGCTGTACGCAACATGGGCTATATGAGCGGGCAGGTGAGCATGCACACTCAGACAAAGGGAAAGAAAATCAAGGTTTATTATCAGATTCATTCCGGCGACCCCTACCTGATTTCACGGGTGGCCTACGATATTTCCGATTATCGGATTCACGATTACCTGATGGCTGATTCGGCTCGTTCTTACCTCAAGGAGGGAGACCGTCTGGATATCAACCAGCTGGATCAGGAGCGTGAACGCATCACGCAATTCCTGCAGAACCGCGGATATTATCGTTTCAACAAGGATTTCATCACATATCAGGTGGACACCATGCGCAATTCGCGTAATGTGGACCTGATTATGCAGCTGCATCCTTACCGCCGGAAAAAAGAGGATCCGCCTTCACCACATCGCCAGTATTATCTCCGGAATGTGGGATTTGTGTTCGATGTGGATTTTGCCGATCTTGCTTCCGAAAGTCTGGAAGGCATTGATTCCATCCGTTCGGGAGGGGTGGATTTCTATTTTAAGGACAAGATGTTTCTGCGCCCTCAGGTGATTGGAGATAACAATCACTTGAGAACGGGGCAGCTGTATCGGGTGCGCGACGTGCAGAACACGTATTCGGCACTCGGGCGGCTGAATATCCTGAAATATTCCAATATCCGTTTCCGGGAGGACTTGCGGGCTGATTCGGCTTACCTGGATGCGTATGTCATGCTGACCCGCAACAAGAACAAGTCGCTTTCGTTCGAGATTGAAGGTACCAATTCCGCAGGCGATTTGGGAGCGGCGGCTTCGGTCGCATACACCCACCGCAACCTGTTCAAGGGGTCTGAAACTTTCACCATCAAGGTGCGTGGGGCCTATGAGGCCGTGACGGGACTGGAGGGCTATGCCAACAGCAATTACATGGAGTATGGAGTGGAGACCAGCCTGAATTTCCCGGAATTCATGTTTCCTTTCCTTTCGGCTGATTTCCGCCGCCGGAGCCGAGCCACATCGGAGGTGACGGTGAAATACAACTGGCAGATTCGTCCGGAGTTCGAACGTACGGTGGCATCTGCGGGGTGGAGTTATCACTGGAGCAAGCGGCGGGCTACCCATCGTTTCGATGTGCTCGACCTGAACTATATCTACATGCCGTATCGTTCGGAGACTTTCCGGGAATACCTGAATTTGATGGATGAGAGGAATCCCCTGTTGCGTTACAGCTACGAAGACTTGTTTATCGTGCGTATGGGATATACCTATACGTACAACAGTTCCGGGGCCACATCGTTGAAGACTTCGCGCCGGAATTCCTATTCCATCCGTTTTAATATTGAAGAGTCGGGCAACTTGCTGTATCTCTTTTCGAAGGCAATTAACGGGAAGCCGAAGAATGGGGAGAATTATCAGATGGCCAATATCGGCTTTGCCCAGTATGTGAAGACCGACTTCGACTATGCCAAGAACTTTATGATTGACGACCGCAACGCGCTGGTGTTTCACGTGGGGGTGGGAGTGGCCGTGCCATACGGAAATTCCAAGAGTCTTCCGTTTGAAAAACTGTATTTCTCCGGAGGAGCCAACAGCGTGCGCGGTTGGAGTGTCCGCTCGCTGGGACCGGGAGGCTACCGTGGCGACAGCAACAGTCTGGATTATGTGAACCATACGGGCGACATCAAGCTCGACCTGAACCTGGAGTACCGCACCCATCTGTTCTGGAAACTGAACGGAGCCGCGTTCATCGATGCCGGAAATGTGTGGACCATCCGCAATCGGGAATTGCAGCCCGAAGGCTTGTTCAAGTTCAACCGCTTCTACAAGCAGCTGGCCGTGGCCTACGGACTGGGTATCCGTTTCGACTTGGATTTCTTGATTATCCGTTTCGACGGCGGTATGAAGGCCGTCAATCCGATGTACACTGGGCGCGACCGTTACCCGATTGTCTCTCCCGACTTCAAGCGCGACTTCGCCTTTCATTTTGCAGTAGGTTATCCGTTTTAA
- a CDS encoding DUF4296 domain-containing protein has product MKRIAVIGVSALMLCGLFGCGKKVPKDVIQPQAMEDLLYDYHLATTLSADLPYNENYKKEAYLAYVFKKHHVTEAEFDSSMVWYSRHSDEMTTIYQNLQKRMETTAEQLKKQTIRHSGEVSVSLSGDTVDLWQDRTLYWLTAYGLTNKLTFDLRADTSFHEKDRLVWEADFSFLPKGKTSGRVVMGVNLTFSNDSTQGMTRVVSMSGMQRLVITPDSAFKYKNVTGFMYYTGEEETLVLVSRIQLMRYRTPEHLLPVVSDSLAAEPADTLLKDSLRKNRIKRPELMKR; this is encoded by the coding sequence ATGAAACGGATTGCTGTTATAGGAGTCTCGGCCTTGATGCTGTGCGGCCTGTTCGGGTGCGGCAAGAAGGTGCCCAAGGATGTCATCCAGCCTCAGGCCATGGAGGATTTGCTTTATGATTATCACTTGGCTACGACGTTGAGTGCTGATTTGCCATACAATGAGAATTACAAGAAGGAGGCATATCTGGCCTATGTGTTCAAGAAGCACCATGTCACGGAAGCGGAGTTTGATTCTTCCATGGTGTGGTATTCCCGTCACAGCGACGAGATGACGACCATCTACCAGAACTTGCAGAAGCGGATGGAGACCACGGCGGAGCAGTTGAAGAAGCAGACCATCCGTCACAGCGGGGAGGTGTCTGTCTCCTTGTCGGGCGATACGGTGGATTTGTGGCAGGACCGCACACTGTACTGGCTCACGGCTTACGGCCTGACCAACAAGCTGACTTTTGATTTGAGGGCGGATACCTCTTTCCACGAGAAGGACCGACTGGTATGGGAAGCTGATTTCTCTTTCCTGCCGAAAGGGAAAACATCGGGTCGTGTGGTGATGGGAGTGAACTTGACTTTCAGCAACGACAGTACGCAAGGCATGACGCGCGTGGTGAGCATGTCGGGGATGCAACGCTTGGTCATCACGCCCGATTCTGCTTTCAAATATAAGAATGTGACCGGTTTCATGTACTACACCGGAGAGGAAGAAACCTTGGTGCTGGTCAGCCGCATTCAGCTGATGCGTTACCGTACGCCGGAACATCTTCTGCCGGTAGTGTCCGATTCACTGGCTGCAGAGCCTGCCGACACGCTTTTGAAGGATTCCCTTCGCAAAAACAGAATCAAACGACCGGAACTCATGAAGCGTTGA